A genomic region of Gossypium hirsutum isolate 1008001.06 chromosome D01, Gossypium_hirsutum_v2.1, whole genome shotgun sequence contains the following coding sequences:
- the LOC107916544 gene encoding hippocampus abundant transcript-like protein 1 isoform X1, whose amino-acid sequence MVKLPVLTHLCFTFFLYNFATFMTAPVIVDVTMSALCPGEIECSLAILLSGFQQAIIGLGSLVMMPLIGNLSDKYGRKALLTLPITLTIIPLAILAYSRSRNFFYAYYVFKILTSMFCEGSVHCLSLAYVADNVPEGRRASAFGILSGIGSSAFVCGTLSTRFLSTASTFQVATAMGMLSAVYMRVFLPDSIVNDNLSTPIMSEGKLDGIVNQDEESDKKIQMFKTLPSIEDMLVLLKSSLTFSQAAIVSFFSTLSDVGLHASLLYYLKARFHFNKDQFADLMVITGIAGTVSQLLLMPILAPVLGEAKLLSIGLFFNCVHMILYSIAWSFWVPYAAALFSLLYVFSQPCIRSIVSKQVGPCEQGKAQGFISGIGSFANVASPLLFSPLTALFLSERAPFNFPGFSIMCVGFASMIAFVQSLMIRAFPPISSERVSNLH is encoded by the exons ATGGTAAAATTACCGGTTTTGACCCATCTTTGTTTCACATTCTTTCTCTATAACTTCGCAACATTCATGACGGCTCCCGTCATCGTCGATGTTACCATGTCTGCTCTTTGTCCTGGGGAAATCGAATGCTCCCTCGCTATATTACTCTCTGGATTTCAACAAGCG ATCATTGGGCTTGGATCCCTTGTGATGATGCCTCTCATTGGTAATCTCTCGGATAAGTATGGACGGAAGGCTTTGCTGACACTCCCTATCACTCTCACCATAATTCCATTGG CCATATTGGCTTACAGCAGAAGCAGGAACTTCTTTTATGCTTACTACGTCTTCAAGATTCTGACTTCAATGTTTTGTGAAGGAAGCGTCCATTGCCTCTCTCTTGCTTATGTG GCAGACAATGTTCCGGAAGGTCGACGAGCATCAGCTTTTGGGATTCTTTCAGGCATCGGGTCTTCTGCCTTCGTCTGCGGAACTCTGTCTACCCGTTTCCTCTCTACTGCTTCCACTTTCCAG GTCGCGACAGCAATGGGGATGCTGTCAGCGGTTTACATGAGGGTTTTCCTCCCGGATTCGATCGTAAATGATAATCTTTCTACTCCAATTATGTCAGAAGGAAAACTTGATGGCATTGTTAATCAGGATGAAGAGTCAGACAAGAAAATTCAGATGTTTAAAACCCTACCTTCAATAGAAGATATGCTTGTCTTGTTGAAAAGCAGCTTGACGTTTTCACAAGCAGCAATTGTTTCTTTTTTCAGCACTCTTTCCGATGTCGGCCTCCATGCTTCTTTACTG TATTATTTGAAGGCCAGGTTTCACTTCAACAAAGATCAGTTCGCTGATTTAATGGTCATCACTGGAATTGCAGGGACTGTATCCCAG CTTCTTCTCATGCCCATACTAGCTCCTGTTCTTGGAGAAGCTAAATTGCTGTCAATAGGGCTTTTCTTTAACTGTGTACAT ATGATCTTGTACAGCATTGCGTGGTCTTTTTGG GTACCTTATGCAGCAGCTCTGTTTTCCTTATTATATGTTTTTTCACAGCCATGT ATAAGGAGCATCGTGTCTAAGCAAGTCGGACCCTGTGAGCAG GGGAAGGCTCAAGGGTTTATATCAGGCATAGGTTCCTTTGCTAATGTTGCTTCTCCCTTACTTTTCTCTCCTTTAACAG CTTTGTTCCTGTCGGAAAGAGCACCGTTTAATTTCCCTGGTTTCAGTATCATGTGCGTTGGGTTTGCTTCG ATGATAGCGTTTGTCCAGAGTCTAATGATAAGGGCATTTCCTCCAATTTCAAGTGAAAGAGTTAGCAACTTGCACTAA
- the LOC107916544 gene encoding hippocampus abundant transcript-like protein 1 isoform X2 has product MEKLSGLSHLFMTIFLHNFAAFMVIPAITDVTMAALCPGKDECSIAIYFSGLQHAIIGLGSLVMMPLIGNLSDKYGRKALLTLPITLTIIPLAILAYSRSRNFFYAYYVFKILTSMFCEGSVHCLSLAYVADNVPEGRRASAFGILSGIGSSAFVCGTLSTRFLSTASTFQVATAMGMLSAVYMRVFLPDSIVNDNLSTPIMSEGKLDGIVNQDEESDKKIQMFKTLPSIEDMLVLLKSSLTFSQAAIVSFFSTLSDVGLHASLLYYLKARFHFNKDQFADLMVITGIAGTVSQLLLMPILAPVLGEAKLLSIGLFFNCVHMILYSIAWSFWVPYAAALFSLLYVFSQPCIRSIVSKQVGPCEQGKAQGFISGIGSFANVASPLLFSPLTALFLSERAPFNFPGFSIMCVGFASMIAFVQSLMIRAFPPISSERVSNLH; this is encoded by the exons ATGGAGAAGTTGTCGGGGCTGAGCCACCTCTTTATGACAATCTTCCTGCATAACTTCGCCGCGTTCATGGTGATTCCCGCCATCACAGATGTTACAATGGCGGCGCTTTGTCCTGGAAAAGATGAATGCTCTATCGCAATTTACTTCTCCGGTTTGCAACATGCG ATCATTGGGCTTGGATCCCTTGTGATGATGCCTCTCATTGGTAATCTCTCGGATAAGTATGGACGGAAGGCTTTGCTGACACTCCCTATCACTCTCACCATAATTCCATTGG CCATATTGGCTTACAGCAGAAGCAGGAACTTCTTTTATGCTTACTACGTCTTCAAGATTCTGACTTCAATGTTTTGTGAAGGAAGCGTCCATTGCCTCTCTCTTGCTTATGTG GCAGACAATGTTCCGGAAGGTCGACGAGCATCAGCTTTTGGGATTCTTTCAGGCATCGGGTCTTCTGCCTTCGTCTGCGGAACTCTGTCTACCCGTTTCCTCTCTACTGCTTCCACTTTCCAG GTCGCGACAGCAATGGGGATGCTGTCAGCGGTTTACATGAGGGTTTTCCTCCCGGATTCGATCGTAAATGATAATCTTTCTACTCCAATTATGTCAGAAGGAAAACTTGATGGCATTGTTAATCAGGATGAAGAGTCAGACAAGAAAATTCAGATGTTTAAAACCCTACCTTCAATAGAAGATATGCTTGTCTTGTTGAAAAGCAGCTTGACGTTTTCACAAGCAGCAATTGTTTCTTTTTTCAGCACTCTTTCCGATGTCGGCCTCCATGCTTCTTTACTG TATTATTTGAAGGCCAGGTTTCACTTCAACAAAGATCAGTTCGCTGATTTAATGGTCATCACTGGAATTGCAGGGACTGTATCCCAG CTTCTTCTCATGCCCATACTAGCTCCTGTTCTTGGAGAAGCTAAATTGCTGTCAATAGGGCTTTTCTTTAACTGTGTACAT ATGATCTTGTACAGCATTGCGTGGTCTTTTTGG GTACCTTATGCAGCAGCTCTGTTTTCCTTATTATATGTTTTTTCACAGCCATGT ATAAGGAGCATCGTGTCTAAGCAAGTCGGACCCTGTGAGCAG GGGAAGGCTCAAGGGTTTATATCAGGCATAGGTTCCTTTGCTAATGTTGCTTCTCCCTTACTTTTCTCTCCTTTAACAG CTTTGTTCCTGTCGGAAAGAGCACCGTTTAATTTCCCTGGTTTCAGTATCATGTGCGTTGGGTTTGCTTCG ATGATAGCGTTTGTCCAGAGTCTAATGATAAGGGCATTTCCTCCAATTTCAAGTGAAAGAGTTAGCAACTTGCACTAA
- the LOC107916544 gene encoding hippocampus abundant transcript-like protein 1 isoform X3, whose protein sequence is MLPRYITLWISTSAILAYSRSRNFFYAYYVFKILTSMFCEGSVHCLSLAYVADNVPEGRRASAFGILSGIGSSAFVCGTLSTRFLSTASTFQVATAMGMLSAVYMRVFLPDSIVNDNLSTPIMSEGKLDGIVNQDEESDKKIQMFKTLPSIEDMLVLLKSSLTFSQAAIVSFFSTLSDVGLHASLLYYLKARFHFNKDQFADLMVITGIAGTVSQLLLMPILAPVLGEAKLLSIGLFFNCVHMILYSIAWSFWVPYAAALFSLLYVFSQPCIRSIVSKQVGPCEQGKAQGFISGIGSFANVASPLLFSPLTALFLSERAPFNFPGFSIMCVGFASMIAFVQSLMIRAFPPISSERVSNLH, encoded by the exons ATGCTCCCTCGCTATATTACTCTCTGGATTTCAACAAGCG CCATATTGGCTTACAGCAGAAGCAGGAACTTCTTTTATGCTTACTACGTCTTCAAGATTCTGACTTCAATGTTTTGTGAAGGAAGCGTCCATTGCCTCTCTCTTGCTTATGTG GCAGACAATGTTCCGGAAGGTCGACGAGCATCAGCTTTTGGGATTCTTTCAGGCATCGGGTCTTCTGCCTTCGTCTGCGGAACTCTGTCTACCCGTTTCCTCTCTACTGCTTCCACTTTCCAG GTCGCGACAGCAATGGGGATGCTGTCAGCGGTTTACATGAGGGTTTTCCTCCCGGATTCGATCGTAAATGATAATCTTTCTACTCCAATTATGTCAGAAGGAAAACTTGATGGCATTGTTAATCAGGATGAAGAGTCAGACAAGAAAATTCAGATGTTTAAAACCCTACCTTCAATAGAAGATATGCTTGTCTTGTTGAAAAGCAGCTTGACGTTTTCACAAGCAGCAATTGTTTCTTTTTTCAGCACTCTTTCCGATGTCGGCCTCCATGCTTCTTTACTG TATTATTTGAAGGCCAGGTTTCACTTCAACAAAGATCAGTTCGCTGATTTAATGGTCATCACTGGAATTGCAGGGACTGTATCCCAG CTTCTTCTCATGCCCATACTAGCTCCTGTTCTTGGAGAAGCTAAATTGCTGTCAATAGGGCTTTTCTTTAACTGTGTACAT ATGATCTTGTACAGCATTGCGTGGTCTTTTTGG GTACCTTATGCAGCAGCTCTGTTTTCCTTATTATATGTTTTTTCACAGCCATGT ATAAGGAGCATCGTGTCTAAGCAAGTCGGACCCTGTGAGCAG GGGAAGGCTCAAGGGTTTATATCAGGCATAGGTTCCTTTGCTAATGTTGCTTCTCCCTTACTTTTCTCTCCTTTAACAG CTTTGTTCCTGTCGGAAAGAGCACCGTTTAATTTCCCTGGTTTCAGTATCATGTGCGTTGGGTTTGCTTCG ATGATAGCGTTTGTCCAGAGTCTAATGATAAGGGCATTTCCTCCAATTTCAAGTGAAAGAGTTAGCAACTTGCACTAA
- the LOC107917983 gene encoding uncharacterized isoform X1, whose product MEALSSQPLALLSIFSPKPKDFPARIIRFPTHSKKDGNDSDIQYDPNNTSIVPLVGNQTFSQDAAMGLVLSAASVRGWTTGSGMEGPSVPARTDDDQSNTEQVSTFPWSLFTKSPRRRMRVAFTCNVCGQRTTRAINPHAYTDGTVFVQVTCLNVVDAMFSTSWWII is encoded by the exons ATGGAAGCTCTCAGCTCTCAACCCCTCGCCCTTCTCTCCATCTTCTCTCCTAAACCAAAAGATTTCCCGGCTAGAATCATCCGCTTTCCCACCCATTCCAAAA AGGACGGTAACGATTCCGATATCCAATATGATCCTAACAACACAAGCATCGTTCCTCTTGTCGGCAATCAAACTTTCTCCCAG GATGCAGCGATGGGATTGGTTCTAAGCGCGGCGTCTGTAAGAGGATGGACAACAGGATCGGGCATGGAGGGTCCATCTGTACCCGCCCGAACCGATGATGACCAATCTAATACGGAGCAAGTTTCCACCTTTCCATGGTCTCTCTTCACCAAGTCGCCACGTCGACGGATGCGTGTGGCCTTCACTTGCAATGTTTGCGGTCAACGAACCACTCGAGCCATCAATCCTCATGCGTACACCGATGGCACCGTATTTGTTCAGGTAACTTGTCTAAA TGTTGTGGATGCAATGTTTTCCACAAGCTGGTGGATAATTTGA
- the LOC107917983 gene encoding uncharacterized LOC107917983 — MEALSSQPLALLSIFSPKPKDFPARIIRFPTHSKKDGNDSDIQYDPNNTSIVPLVGNQTFSQDAAMGLVLSAASVRGWTTGSGMEGPSVPARTDDDQSNTEQVSTFPWSLFTKSPRRRMRVAFTCNVCGQRTTRAINPHAYTDGTVFVQCCGCNVFHKLVDNLNLFHGMKCYVNPSFNYKRDGQWDVGFKLFDEEDDGDGNVFDGS; from the exons ATGGAAGCTCTCAGCTCTCAACCCCTCGCCCTTCTCTCCATCTTCTCTCCTAAACCAAAAGATTTCCCGGCTAGAATCATCCGCTTTCCCACCCATTCCAAAA AGGACGGTAACGATTCCGATATCCAATATGATCCTAACAACACAAGCATCGTTCCTCTTGTCGGCAATCAAACTTTCTCCCAG GATGCAGCGATGGGATTGGTTCTAAGCGCGGCGTCTGTAAGAGGATGGACAACAGGATCGGGCATGGAGGGTCCATCTGTACCCGCCCGAACCGATGATGACCAATCTAATACGGAGCAAGTTTCCACCTTTCCATGGTCTCTCTTCACCAAGTCGCCACGTCGACGGATGCGTGTGGCCTTCACTTGCAATGTTTGCGGTCAACGAACCACTCGAGCCATCAATCCTCATGCGTACACCGATGGCACCGTATTTGTTCAG TGTTGTGGATGCAATGTTTTCCACAAGCTGGTGGATAATTTGAATCTGTTCCATGGTATGAAATGCTATGTCAACCCCAGCTTCAATTATAAAAGGGATGGCCAATGGGATGTTGGATTCAAGTTGTTCGATGAAGAAGACGATGGTGACGGCAATGTGTTTGATGGCTCATAA
- the LOC107917379 gene encoding phospholipase D delta isoform X1 encodes MGEDVSDPVVFLHGDLDLKITEARCLPNMDLMAERLRRCFTVFDVCKAPCTRGKKKNHRHHNIITSDPYVTVCLAGATVARTRVISNSQNPIWNERFKLALAHPTSQIEFHVKDNDLFGADLIGVATVPAVKVLSGETISGWFPIIGSYGKPPKPDCAVHLEMRFIKCEEMPSYRYGMAANPTEFGIRNCYFPVRHGGSVTLYQDAHIQESMVPEIELENGTVFKHESCWEDICHAILEAHHLVYIAGWSIFSQVKLVREPTRPLPNSGNLSLGDLLKYKSEEGVRVLLLVWDDKTSHSKFFINTAGVMQTHDEETRKFFKHSSVSCVLSPRYASSKLSIFKQQDVVWHVIQVVGTLFTHHQKCVIVDSQASGNNRKITAFVGGLDLCDGRYDTPEHRLFRDLDTVFQNDYHNPTFSAGTKGPRQPWHDLHCKVEGPAAYDILTNFEQRWRKATKWSEFGLKFKRVSRWHDDSLIKLERISWILSPSAKIANDDPSLWVSKEEDPENWHTQVFRSIDSGSVKGFPKNVFEAESRNLVCAKNLVIDKSIQTAYVQAIRAAQHFIYIENQYFIGSSYGWPSYKDSGAQNLIPMELALKITSKIRAKERFAVYIVIPMWPEGDPTSASVQEILCWQAQTIQMMYGVVAQELKSMGIENSHPQDYLNFYCLGNREEVPKSSGPSSSQCNHSETVSASQKFQRFMVYVHAKGMIVDDEYMILGSANINERSLAGSRDTEIAVGAYQPYYTWGERKRHPHGQIYGYRMSLWAEHMEKVDDLFKEPESLDCVKAVNNIAEENWKSYTSEAFTQLQGHLLKYPIEVDSNGKVSHLPGQEAFPDVGGKILGTRTTLPRSLTT; translated from the exons ATGGGGGAAGATGTTTCGGATCCTGTTGTATTTTTGCATGGCGACCTTGATTTGAAAATCACCGAAGCTCGATGTTTGCCAAACATGGATTTAATGGCGGAGCGTCTCCGTCGATGTTTCACGGTGTTCGACGTGTGCAAAGCCCCGTGTACTAGAGGAAAGAAGAAGAACCACCGCCACCATAATATCATCACCAGCGACCCTTACGTAACGGTTTGCCTAGCCGGTGCTACGGTGGCGCGCACGCGCGTGATTTCGAATTCCCAAAACCCGATTTGGAACGAGCGCTTCAAACTAGCCCTCGCCCACCCCACATCTCAAATCGAGTTTCACGTTAAGGATAATGACTTGTTCGGCGCTGATTTAATCGGAGTCGCAACGGTGCCTGCGGTTAAGGTTCTCTCCGGTGAAACCATTAGCGGTTGGTTCCCTATAATTGGTTCTTATGGAAAACCGCCTAAACCTGACTGCGCAGTTCACCTGGAAATGAGATTCATCAAATGCGAGGAAATGCCTTCATACAGATATGGGATGGCGGCAAACCCAACGGAATTCGGAATAAGAAACTGTTATTTCCCTGTTCGGCACGGGGGTTCTGTTACTTTATACCAAGACGCGCACATCCAGGAATCGATGGTGCCGGAGATTGAATTGGAGAATGGAACCGTGTTTAAGCACGAGTCGTGTTGGGAAGATATCTGTCACGCAATTTTAGAAGCGCATCATTTGGTTTACATAGCCGGATGGTCGATTTTTTCGCAGGTGAAGCTCGTAAGAGAGCCGACACGGCCATTGCCAAACAGTGGGAATTTGAGTTTAGGGGATTTGCTGAAGTACAAGTCGGAAGAAGGGGTTAGAGTTTTGCTGTTAGTCTGGGATGACAAGACTTCCCATAGCAAGTTTTTCATTAACACG GCAGGAGTGATGCAAACTCATGATGAAGAAACCCGGAAGTTTTTCAAGCACTCATCGGTTTCATGTGTATTGTCGCCCCGTTATGCCAGCAGTAAACTTAGCATTTTCAAACAACAG GATGTGGTGTGGCATGTAATCCAGGTTGTTGGAACCCTATTTACACACCATCAGAAATGTGTGATTGTGGATTCTCAAGCATCTGGAAACAATAGAAAGATCACTGCTTTTGTTGGAGGTCTGGACCTTTGTGATGGTCGCTATGATACACCTGAACATAGACTGTTTCGGGATCTTGATACTGTATTTCAAAATGATTATCACAACCCCACATTTTCT GCAGGAACCAAGGGCCCAAGGCAACCATGGCATGATTTACATTGTAAGGTTGAAGGGCCAGCTGCTTATGATATTCTTACCAATTTTGAGCAGCGCTGGAGGAAAGCTACAAAATGGTCGGAGTTTGGACTTAAATTCAAAAGGGTTTCTAGGTGGCATGATGATTCTTTAATAAAGTTAGAACGGATTTCTTGGATACTAAGCCCTTCCGCAAAAATTGCAAATGATGATCCTTCATTATGGGTTTCCAAGGAAGAAGATCCAGAGAACTGGCATACTCAG GTTTTCCGCTCTATAGATTCAGGATCTGTGAAAGGGTTCCCGAAGAATGTGTTTGAAGCAGAATCCCgg AATCTTGTTTGTGCAAAAAATCTGGTGATAGACAAGAGCATTCAGACAGCATATGTGCAGGCAATTAGAGCTGCTCAGCACTTCATATATATTGAGAACCAATATTTCATTGGATCGTCATATGGTTGGCCATCTTACAAAGACTCAG GTGCTCAGAATTTAATTCCTATGGAATTAGCCTTGAAGATTACTAGCAAGATAAGGGCAAAAGAAAGATTTGCGGTTTATATTGTTATACCAATGTGGCCTGAGGGTGACCCTACTTCAGCCTCCGTGCAAGAGATACTCTGTTGGCAG gcACAGACAATTCAAATGATGTACGGAGTCGTAGCACAAGAATTGAAATCCATGGGTATCGAGAATTCTCATCCACAAGACTACCTAAATTTCTACTGCCTTGGTAATAGGGAAGAAGTTCCCAAAAGTTCTGGGCCAAGTTCATCCCAATGTAACCATAGTGAAACG GTTTCAGCTTCACAAAAGTTCCAACGGTTTATGGTTTATGTACATGCAAAGGGAATGATAGTAGATGACGAGTATATGATATTGGGGTCTGCCAATATTAATGAACGATCTTTGGCTGGATCAAGGGACACTGAGATAGCAGTGGGTGCATACCAACCCTATTACACATGGGGTGAGAGGAAAAGACATCCACACGGTCAG ATTTATGGATATAGAATGTCACTGTGGGCTGAACACATGGAAAAGGTGGATGATTTGTTTAAAGAACCTGAAAGTTTAGATTGCGTTAAGGCTGTGAACAATATTGCTGAAGAAAACTGGAAAAGCTACACGAGCGAGGCATTTACGCAATTACAGGGACACCTACTCAAATACCCCATTGAGGTAGATAGCAATGGTAAAGTAAGCCACTTGCCTGGACAAGAGGCCTTCCCGGATGTCGGTGGCAAGATACTTGGAACTCGAACAACACTTCCTCGTTCTCTTACCACATAG
- the LOC107917379 gene encoding phospholipase D delta isoform X2, with translation MGEDVSDPVVFLHGDLDLKITEARCLPNMDLMAERLRRCFTVFDVCKAPCTRGKKKNHRHHNIITSDPYVTVCLAGATVARTRVISNSQNPIWNERFKLALAHPTSQIEFHVKDNDLFGADLIGVATVPAVKVLSGETISGWFPIIGSYGKPPKPDCAVHLEMRFIKCEEMPSYRYGMAANPTEFGIRNCYFPVRHGGSVTLYQDAHIQESMVPEIELENGTVFKHESCWEDICHAILEAHHLVYIAGWSIFSQVKLVREPTRPLPNSGNLSLGDLLKYKSEEGVRVLLLVWDDKTSHSKFFINTAGVMQTHDEETRKFFKHSSVSCVLSPRYASSKLSIFKQQVVGTLFTHHQKCVIVDSQASGNNRKITAFVGGLDLCDGRYDTPEHRLFRDLDTVFQNDYHNPTFSAGTKGPRQPWHDLHCKVEGPAAYDILTNFEQRWRKATKWSEFGLKFKRVSRWHDDSLIKLERISWILSPSAKIANDDPSLWVSKEEDPENWHTQVFRSIDSGSVKGFPKNVFEAESRNLVCAKNLVIDKSIQTAYVQAIRAAQHFIYIENQYFIGSSYGWPSYKDSGAQNLIPMELALKITSKIRAKERFAVYIVIPMWPEGDPTSASVQEILCWQAQTIQMMYGVVAQELKSMGIENSHPQDYLNFYCLGNREEVPKSSGPSSSQCNHSETVSASQKFQRFMVYVHAKGMIVDDEYMILGSANINERSLAGSRDTEIAVGAYQPYYTWGERKRHPHGQIYGYRMSLWAEHMEKVDDLFKEPESLDCVKAVNNIAEENWKSYTSEAFTQLQGHLLKYPIEVDSNGKVSHLPGQEAFPDVGGKILGTRTTLPRSLTT, from the exons ATGGGGGAAGATGTTTCGGATCCTGTTGTATTTTTGCATGGCGACCTTGATTTGAAAATCACCGAAGCTCGATGTTTGCCAAACATGGATTTAATGGCGGAGCGTCTCCGTCGATGTTTCACGGTGTTCGACGTGTGCAAAGCCCCGTGTACTAGAGGAAAGAAGAAGAACCACCGCCACCATAATATCATCACCAGCGACCCTTACGTAACGGTTTGCCTAGCCGGTGCTACGGTGGCGCGCACGCGCGTGATTTCGAATTCCCAAAACCCGATTTGGAACGAGCGCTTCAAACTAGCCCTCGCCCACCCCACATCTCAAATCGAGTTTCACGTTAAGGATAATGACTTGTTCGGCGCTGATTTAATCGGAGTCGCAACGGTGCCTGCGGTTAAGGTTCTCTCCGGTGAAACCATTAGCGGTTGGTTCCCTATAATTGGTTCTTATGGAAAACCGCCTAAACCTGACTGCGCAGTTCACCTGGAAATGAGATTCATCAAATGCGAGGAAATGCCTTCATACAGATATGGGATGGCGGCAAACCCAACGGAATTCGGAATAAGAAACTGTTATTTCCCTGTTCGGCACGGGGGTTCTGTTACTTTATACCAAGACGCGCACATCCAGGAATCGATGGTGCCGGAGATTGAATTGGAGAATGGAACCGTGTTTAAGCACGAGTCGTGTTGGGAAGATATCTGTCACGCAATTTTAGAAGCGCATCATTTGGTTTACATAGCCGGATGGTCGATTTTTTCGCAGGTGAAGCTCGTAAGAGAGCCGACACGGCCATTGCCAAACAGTGGGAATTTGAGTTTAGGGGATTTGCTGAAGTACAAGTCGGAAGAAGGGGTTAGAGTTTTGCTGTTAGTCTGGGATGACAAGACTTCCCATAGCAAGTTTTTCATTAACACG GCAGGAGTGATGCAAACTCATGATGAAGAAACCCGGAAGTTTTTCAAGCACTCATCGGTTTCATGTGTATTGTCGCCCCGTTATGCCAGCAGTAAACTTAGCATTTTCAAACAACAG GTTGTTGGAACCCTATTTACACACCATCAGAAATGTGTGATTGTGGATTCTCAAGCATCTGGAAACAATAGAAAGATCACTGCTTTTGTTGGAGGTCTGGACCTTTGTGATGGTCGCTATGATACACCTGAACATAGACTGTTTCGGGATCTTGATACTGTATTTCAAAATGATTATCACAACCCCACATTTTCT GCAGGAACCAAGGGCCCAAGGCAACCATGGCATGATTTACATTGTAAGGTTGAAGGGCCAGCTGCTTATGATATTCTTACCAATTTTGAGCAGCGCTGGAGGAAAGCTACAAAATGGTCGGAGTTTGGACTTAAATTCAAAAGGGTTTCTAGGTGGCATGATGATTCTTTAATAAAGTTAGAACGGATTTCTTGGATACTAAGCCCTTCCGCAAAAATTGCAAATGATGATCCTTCATTATGGGTTTCCAAGGAAGAAGATCCAGAGAACTGGCATACTCAG GTTTTCCGCTCTATAGATTCAGGATCTGTGAAAGGGTTCCCGAAGAATGTGTTTGAAGCAGAATCCCgg AATCTTGTTTGTGCAAAAAATCTGGTGATAGACAAGAGCATTCAGACAGCATATGTGCAGGCAATTAGAGCTGCTCAGCACTTCATATATATTGAGAACCAATATTTCATTGGATCGTCATATGGTTGGCCATCTTACAAAGACTCAG GTGCTCAGAATTTAATTCCTATGGAATTAGCCTTGAAGATTACTAGCAAGATAAGGGCAAAAGAAAGATTTGCGGTTTATATTGTTATACCAATGTGGCCTGAGGGTGACCCTACTTCAGCCTCCGTGCAAGAGATACTCTGTTGGCAG gcACAGACAATTCAAATGATGTACGGAGTCGTAGCACAAGAATTGAAATCCATGGGTATCGAGAATTCTCATCCACAAGACTACCTAAATTTCTACTGCCTTGGTAATAGGGAAGAAGTTCCCAAAAGTTCTGGGCCAAGTTCATCCCAATGTAACCATAGTGAAACG GTTTCAGCTTCACAAAAGTTCCAACGGTTTATGGTTTATGTACATGCAAAGGGAATGATAGTAGATGACGAGTATATGATATTGGGGTCTGCCAATATTAATGAACGATCTTTGGCTGGATCAAGGGACACTGAGATAGCAGTGGGTGCATACCAACCCTATTACACATGGGGTGAGAGGAAAAGACATCCACACGGTCAG ATTTATGGATATAGAATGTCACTGTGGGCTGAACACATGGAAAAGGTGGATGATTTGTTTAAAGAACCTGAAAGTTTAGATTGCGTTAAGGCTGTGAACAATATTGCTGAAGAAAACTGGAAAAGCTACACGAGCGAGGCATTTACGCAATTACAGGGACACCTACTCAAATACCCCATTGAGGTAGATAGCAATGGTAAAGTAAGCCACTTGCCTGGACAAGAGGCCTTCCCGGATGTCGGTGGCAAGATACTTGGAACTCGAACAACACTTCCTCGTTCTCTTACCACATAG